The following coding sequences lie in one Desulfuromonadales bacterium genomic window:
- a CDS encoding YtxH domain-containing protein, with translation MLVVGGFIGAGAALLLAPQSGQRTRRQITRRSRDQPAGRS, from the coding sequence ATGCTGGTCGTGGGAGGGTTCATCGGGGCCGGAGCGGCGCTGCTGCTTGCCCCCCAGTCGGGACAGAGAACCCGCAGGCAGATAACCCGCCGTTCGCGGGACCAACCTGCAGGACGTTCTTAA
- a CDS encoding type II TA system antitoxin MqsA family protein yields MTCPQCQQAELVAGRENHLYLESGLNNVTLRDITVRRCPHCGASFASIPRVSELHRAIALALVHKPERLIPAEIRFLRKHLGWSGADFARKFHCSPSQISRWERDINPTPMSNAYELLLRTLVAQGEKIEDYQDRMEDIATINEVRPAVLAMIHEQSHWRLAA; encoded by the coding sequence ATGACTTGCCCGCAATGCCAGCAGGCCGAGCTTGTCGCCGGCCGGGAAAATCACCTCTACCTGGAATCGGGGTTGAATAACGTCACGCTGCGGGACATCACCGTGCGCCGCTGCCCACATTGCGGGGCCAGCTTCGCCTCGATCCCCCGTGTCTCGGAACTCCACCGGGCGATCGCGCTAGCCCTGGTGCACAAGCCCGAACGCCTGATTCCGGCCGAAATCCGCTTCCTGCGCAAGCATCTCGGCTGGTCCGGCGCCGACTTCGCCCGCAAGTTCCATTGCTCCCCTTCCCAGATCTCCCGGTGGGAGAGAGACATCAATCCGACGCCGATGAGCAACGCGTACGAGCTGCTGCTGCGGACGCTGGTGGCCCAGGGGGAAAAGATCGAAGATTACCAGGACCGCATGGAAGATATCGCCACCATTAACGAGGTCCGGCCGGCGGTCCTGGCGATGATCCACGAGCAGAGCCACTGGCGACTGGCGGCATGA
- a CDS encoding DUF4258 domain-containing protein, whose translation MPLQEPLRPDEARRLLREILASGTITYAIPHALDRLRQRNISILDCENVLRGGVVDPGEWENGAWRYRVRTQKIEVIVQFLAADEVLIVTAWRTTS comes from the coding sequence ATGCCATTGCAAGAGCCGTTGCGGCCGGATGAGGCCCGTCGCTTGTTGCGTGAAATTCTGGCGTCCGGGACCATCACCTACGCGATTCCCCATGCGCTGGACCGCCTCCGCCAGCGCAATATCTCCATTCTCGACTGCGAGAATGTGCTTCGCGGCGGGGTTGTCGACCCCGGCGAGTGGGAGAATGGGGCCTGGCGTTACCGGGTCCGCACGCAGAAAATTGAAGTGATCGTTCAGTTTCTCGCCGCCGACGAGGTGCTGATCGTCACCGCCTGGAGAACAACATCATGA
- the trmB gene encoding tRNA (guanosine(46)-N7)-methyltransferase TrmB, whose amino-acid sequence MTQIQRVIEITSPVFLPEEDIPAGGPGAAFTVERPLALEIGCGIGDFIIQLARQHPERNHLAIDIYNKGCHKTCKKVEAAGLNNVRVMRIEARYLLTRHLGRESLAAIYINCPDPWPKKRHRGRRLVNADFLRMAHYYLRPGGDFHFSTDFADYAEDVAGIFPAAPGYRNRLAEPFALSLPGYPLSKYMRRFLDQGQPIHFIHQQREADLAVDAVQPPPVLPGFRAAWSMAGNE is encoded by the coding sequence ATGACCCAGATCCAGCGCGTCATCGAGATCACCTCCCCCGTCTTCCTGCCGGAAGAGGACATCCCCGCCGGCGGCCCCGGCGCCGCCTTCACCGTCGAACGGCCGCTCGCCCTCGAGATCGGCTGCGGCATCGGCGACTTCATCATCCAGTTGGCCCGGCAGCATCCGGAGCGCAACCACCTGGCCATCGACATCTACAACAAGGGGTGCCACAAGACCTGCAAGAAGGTGGAGGCCGCCGGCCTCAACAACGTGCGGGTCATGCGCATCGAGGCGCGCTACCTGCTGACGCGCCACCTGGGGCGCGAAAGCCTCGCCGCCATCTACATCAACTGTCCCGACCCCTGGCCGAAGAAGCGCCACCGCGGCCGCCGCCTGGTCAACGCCGATTTCCTGCGGATGGCCCACTACTACCTGCGTCCCGGCGGCGATTTTCATTTCAGCACCGATTTCGCCGATTACGCCGAAGACGTGGCAGGCATCTTCCCCGCCGCCCCCGGCTACCGCAACCGCCTCGCCGAGCCCTTCGCCCTCTCGCTCCCCGGCTATCCCCTCTCCAAGTACATGCGCCGGTTTCTCGACCAGGGGCAGCCGATTCACTTCATCCATCAGCAGCGGGAGGCAGACCTTGCCGTCGACGCTGTGCAGCCGCCGCCCGTCCTCCCCGGCTTCCGCGCCGCCTGGAGCATGGCCGGCAATGAGTAG
- the truD gene encoding tRNA pseudouridine(13) synthase TruD translates to MSSYLTASCPGTGGSLKETPEDFLVEELPLYTPCGEGEHLYLTVEKRGLTTFDLLQQLARALKVPEREIGYAGLKDARATTRQTVSVTGVRPEQAMALELAGVSILAARYHRNKLRLGHLAGNRFEIRLRGVGEGALETALDVLHVLEQVGVPNLFGQQRYGSLGNSHLIGAALLRRNFAEAAAQIVGDPAKIDNERWRQGAEAFAAGDLAGALALLPPRMRDERRMIEALRAGRSAEEAVLALPRKLLRLYLSAFQSALFDRLVAMRLGTLETLWAGDLAFKHDNGACFIVEDPAIEQPRANRFEISPSAPLYGYKVTLAQGQAGLLERALLDKERLQLESFRLPGGLGMEGERRPLRVPLAGAAARQEGDDLLVSFSLPKGCYATSVLREIMKNEI, encoded by the coding sequence ATGAGTAGCTACCTGACCGCCAGCTGTCCCGGCACCGGCGGCAGCCTCAAGGAGACGCCGGAGGACTTTCTGGTCGAGGAGCTGCCACTCTACACCCCGTGCGGCGAAGGGGAGCACCTCTACCTGACGGTGGAAAAACGCGGCCTGACGACCTTCGACCTGCTGCAGCAGCTCGCCCGGGCCCTCAAGGTCCCCGAACGGGAGATCGGCTACGCTGGCCTCAAGGATGCCCGGGCCACCACCCGCCAGACCGTCTCGGTCACCGGGGTGCGGCCGGAGCAGGCGATGGCCCTGGAGCTCGCGGGGGTAAGCATCCTCGCCGCCCGCTACCACCGCAACAAGCTGCGGCTGGGGCATCTGGCCGGCAACCGCTTCGAAATCCGCCTGCGGGGGGTCGGTGAGGGGGCTCTGGAGACGGCCCTCGACGTGCTGCATGTGCTGGAGCAGGTCGGTGTCCCCAACCTCTTCGGGCAGCAGCGCTACGGCTCGCTCGGCAACTCGCATCTGATCGGCGCCGCGCTGCTGCGCCGCAACTTCGCCGAGGCGGCCGCCCAAATCGTCGGCGATCCGGCGAAAATCGACAACGAGCGCTGGCGCCAAGGGGCGGAGGCCTTCGCCGCCGGCGATCTGGCGGGTGCCCTGGCCCTGCTTCCGCCGCGCATGCGGGACGAACGGCGGATGATCGAGGCCCTGCGCGCCGGCCGCTCGGCCGAGGAGGCGGTGCTCGCCCTGCCGCGCAAGCTGCTGCGGCTCTACCTGTCGGCCTTCCAGTCGGCCCTCTTCGACCGGCTGGTCGCCATGCGGCTGGGCACCCTGGAAACCCTCTGGGCGGGCGATCTCGCCTTCAAGCATGACAACGGCGCCTGCTTCATCGTTGAGGATCCGGCCATCGAGCAGCCCCGCGCCAACCGCTTCGAGATCAGCCCCTCGGCCCCCCTATACGGCTACAAGGTGACCCTGGCCCAGGGCCAGGCCGGCCTGCTGGAGAGAGCCCTGCTCGACAAGGAACGGCTGCAGCTGGAGTCATTCCGCCTGCCGGGCGGCCTCGGCATGGAAGGAGAGCGCCGCCCCCTGCGGGTTCCCCTGGCCGGCGCCGCGGCCCGGCAGGAGGGAGACGACCTGCTCGTCTCCTTCAGCCTGCCGAAGGGGTGTTACGCCACGAGCGTGCTGCGCGAGATCATGAAGAATGAAATTTAG
- a CDS encoding DUF4212 domain-containing protein, translating to MTDKQQPPRKPDDELRVNFFRPRPGFMRKEVRLIWAMLAGWAICTFGFQFLLVLMQRNEGGESTLTDVTLLGFPFHYWFSGQFLILWFILLCLVFNLAIDRLNEQYRKRK from the coding sequence ATGACAGATAAGCAGCAGCCCCCCCGCAAGCCGGACGACGAACTGCGTGTCAACTTCTTCCGCCCCCGGCCCGGCTTCATGCGCAAGGAGGTGCGGCTCATCTGGGCCATGCTCGCCGGCTGGGCCATCTGCACCTTTGGTTTCCAGTTCCTGCTGGTCCTGATGCAGCGCAACGAAGGGGGTGAGAGCACTCTCACCGACGTCACACTCCTCGGCTTTCCCTTTCACTACTGGTTCAGCGGCCAGTTCCTGATCCTCTGGTTCATTCTGCTTTGCCTTGTTTTCAACCTTGCCATCGATCGGCTCAACGAACAGTACCGGAAGCGCAAATAA
- a CDS encoding cation acetate symporter, translating to MVTEGFKLSPVLLLLAVLAGSLLVGLASRTHRGEYYLVSGRSVGPLGIGAAIASNWMSAASFLGIAGIFYLQGYFALAYVIGWTGGYVLLLILMAGQIRRFGKYTAPEFVEARYDSPAARVLSAVITILISLIYCVAQYKGIGLVFAWMFGFDYTGSLLLGTVVAISYLVVSGTLGAARNQQLHYAILIVCFIVPLMAVAGKLGYFWAIPQLGYGVALHDLAGDTGGTYTFPWTYATPYQWTALCFTLMVGTAGLPHVLSRFYTVPNVRDARWSVVWGIFFIGLLYWSAPAYAVFARIWEGGGPVADPQAARAVADLIVIKAAEWAGVPTWLTGIVAVGAIIAAFSTVTGLLITGAGAFSYDIYYRLINPRASERQRMRIAKGATLVLAVLVVFVAVEPPGMIAEITAVAFALAGNTLFPVFLLGIWWDRTNKYGAIAGMLTGLGVTCASLLPGEAFPLLQTLLPPTSSALIGAPLVTLVMIVVSLVTPPPPEAIRRFLAEKVHSS from the coding sequence ATGGTCACCGAAGGATTCAAGCTCTCCCCGGTCCTGCTTTTGCTCGCGGTGCTTGCCGGTTCCTTGCTGGTCGGTTTGGCCAGTCGCACCCACAGGGGGGAATACTACCTGGTCTCCGGCCGCTCCGTCGGCCCCCTGGGCATCGGCGCCGCCATCGCCTCCAACTGGATGAGCGCCGCCTCGTTTCTGGGCATTGCCGGCATCTTCTACCTGCAGGGCTATTTCGCCCTCGCCTACGTAATCGGCTGGACCGGCGGCTACGTGCTGCTGCTGATCCTGATGGCCGGACAGATCCGCCGCTTCGGCAAGTACACCGCCCCGGAGTTCGTCGAGGCGCGCTACGACTCGCCGGCCGCCCGTGTCCTGTCGGCGGTGATCACCATCCTCATTTCGCTGATCTATTGCGTGGCCCAGTACAAGGGGATCGGACTGGTCTTTGCCTGGATGTTCGGCTTCGACTACACCGGTTCCCTGCTGCTGGGTACGGTGGTGGCCATCTCCTACCTGGTCGTCTCGGGTACTCTGGGAGCCGCCCGCAATCAGCAGCTCCACTACGCGATACTCATCGTCTGCTTCATCGTCCCGCTGATGGCCGTCGCCGGCAAGCTCGGCTATTTCTGGGCCATCCCCCAACTCGGTTACGGCGTGGCGCTGCACGACCTGGCCGGCGATACCGGCGGCACCTACACCTTTCCCTGGACCTATGCCACCCCCTACCAGTGGACGGCTCTCTGTTTCACCCTGATGGTCGGCACTGCCGGCCTGCCCCACGTCCTTTCCCGCTTCTACACCGTCCCCAATGTCCGCGACGCCCGCTGGAGTGTGGTCTGGGGGATCTTCTTCATCGGCCTGCTCTACTGGAGCGCCCCCGCCTACGCCGTCTTTGCCCGGATCTGGGAGGGGGGCGGACCGGTCGCCGACCCGCAGGCGGCCCGGGCGGTGGCCGACCTCATCGTCATCAAGGCGGCCGAGTGGGCCGGGGTGCCGACCTGGCTCACCGGCATTGTCGCCGTCGGCGCCATCATTGCCGCCTTCTCCACCGTCACCGGTCTGCTCATCACCGGCGCCGGCGCCTTCTCCTACGACATCTACTACCGCCTGATCAACCCCCGGGCCAGCGAAAGGCAGCGCATGCGGATCGCCAAGGGGGCGACCCTCGTGCTGGCCGTGCTGGTCGTTTTCGTGGCGGTCGAGCCGCCGGGGATGATCGCCGAGATCACCGCCGTTGCTTTCGCCCTGGCCGGCAACACCCTCTTCCCGGTCTTTCTCCTCGGAATCTGGTGGGACCGGACCAACAAGTACGGCGCCATTGCCGGCATGCTGACGGGCCTCGGCGTCACCTGCGCCTCCCTGCTGCCCGGCGAAGCTTTCCCCCTGCTGCAGACGCTGCTGCCGCCGACCTCTTCGGCGCTGATCGGCGCCCCTCTTGTGACCCTGGTGATGATTGTCGTCTCGCTGGTTACCCCGCCACCGCCGGAGGCAATCCGCCGCTTTCTGGCCGAGAAGGTGCACAGCTCGTGA
- a CDS encoding sugar phosphate isomerase/epimerase family protein produces MKLVLSAGSLYTLPMAKAFEIARDTGFEGMEIIINQDFQYRDNAALIRDLHAILPVCSLHAPFFEIDGWGNKIDQLLRTAALAIDTGIPLINFHPPAWMGLELKFWRWFHGIRNFQTEIGQDQVLITIENMPCSGSFKVNPYLLGQTGKMIGFMQDRNLYLTFDTAHMGSSKANFLHDFHLFYDSGRMRNIHFSDYGYGREHLLPGHGVLPLTRFLNHLRETGYDSTLTLELSPHEFPEHEDGIREGMAEIFAYLCRETRFTAPAVTRTTSAGENAGVLEKGLAEGKTS; encoded by the coding sequence ATGAAACTTGTCCTGTCAGCCGGCAGCCTCTATACCCTCCCCATGGCGAAGGCATTCGAAATCGCCAGGGATACCGGCTTCGAGGGCATGGAAATCATCATCAATCAGGATTTCCAGTACCGGGACAACGCGGCCCTGATCCGCGATTTGCACGCCATCCTCCCGGTCTGCTCGCTGCACGCACCTTTTTTCGAAATCGACGGCTGGGGGAACAAGATCGATCAACTCTTGCGCACTGCCGCCCTGGCCATCGACACGGGGATCCCCCTGATCAACTTCCACCCCCCGGCCTGGATGGGTCTGGAGCTTAAATTCTGGCGTTGGTTCCACGGCATCCGCAATTTCCAGACAGAAATCGGACAAGACCAGGTCCTTATCACCATTGAAAACATGCCCTGTTCCGGCTCCTTCAAGGTCAACCCCTACCTCCTCGGCCAGACAGGCAAAATGATCGGCTTCATGCAGGACCGCAACCTCTACCTGACCTTCGACACCGCCCACATGGGTTCGTCCAAAGCCAACTTCCTCCACGATTTCCATCTCTTCTACGATTCGGGAAGGATGCGCAACATCCATTTCTCCGACTATGGCTACGGCCGGGAGCACCTGTTGCCCGGGCACGGCGTTCTGCCCCTGACCCGTTTTCTCAATCATCTGCGGGAGACCGGCTACGACAGCACGTTGACGCTGGAACTCTCCCCCCACGAATTCCCCGAGCATGAGGACGGAATTCGCGAGGGAATGGCGGAGATCTTCGCCTATCTCTGCCGGGAGACGCGCTTCACCGCGCCGGCAGTGACCCGAACGACATCGGCGGGTGAAAATGCGGGAGTGCTTGAAAAGGGACTGGCTGAAGGAAAGACGTCCTAG
- a CDS encoding universal stress protein, translating into MLNLSKKILVAIDGSPQSDKAAEEAVRLATVSGTRFRSKVYAILVLPSMRAPSFTDFFPSPPATERPDWEEKRKRIFYVIEKAAAEADVPLENVVVYGDAAEEIMAYAEEEEIDVIVIGSSGSGRVKRTLTGSVSTKVALHASHSVYIVR; encoded by the coding sequence ATGCTGAATCTGAGCAAAAAAATCCTGGTGGCTATCGATGGTTCCCCCCAGTCCGACAAGGCGGCGGAGGAGGCGGTGCGTCTCGCCACTGTTTCTGGAACCCGCTTCAGGAGCAAGGTTTATGCTATCCTGGTGCTGCCCAGCATGCGGGCCCCCTCTTTCACCGATTTTTTCCCCTCCCCTCCGGCGACCGAGCGGCCCGACTGGGAAGAGAAGCGCAAGCGGATCTTCTACGTGATCGAAAAAGCCGCTGCCGAGGCCGATGTCCCCCTGGAAAACGTGGTGGTCTACGGTGATGCCGCCGAAGAGATCATGGCCTACGCCGAGGAAGAGGAAATCGACGTCATCGTCATCGGTTCCTCTGGTTCCGGACGGGTCAAGCGGACGCTGACGGGAAGCGTCTCGACCAAGGTTGCCCTGCATGCCAGCCACTCGGTCTATATCGTCCGCTAG
- a CDS encoding IclR family transcriptional regulator — translation MAKKDKSEYIIQAVSHALDLLEQFHGEVDELGVTELSKRLKLHKNNVFRLLATLESRGYIEQNRATENYRLGLKALELGQTFIKQMGLLRQAKPILEKLVQECNETSYVAIFKEGFIVYLDVVETDLTVRVVSRVGSRLPAHCTASGKVHLAHMSEEEIDSILPTREMKAYTPTTYTDREVLKKDLKQIAEQGYAIDNEEMDPGVRCVAAPIRDYTRRIVGALSVSGPSMRFTDDRMEKEIIPLVKQAADELSTRLGFHR, via the coding sequence ATGGCCAAGAAAGACAAATCCGAATATATCATTCAGGCTGTTTCCCACGCTCTCGACCTCCTCGAACAGTTTCACGGCGAAGTGGACGAACTGGGAGTCACCGAACTCAGCAAGCGCCTCAAACTGCACAAGAATAACGTCTTCCGGCTGCTGGCAACCCTCGAGTCGCGCGGCTACATCGAACAGAACAGGGCCACCGAGAATTACCGGCTCGGCCTCAAGGCCCTCGAACTGGGGCAGACCTTCATCAAACAGATGGGGCTGCTGCGCCAGGCAAAGCCGATTCTGGAAAAACTGGTGCAGGAGTGCAATGAAACCTCCTACGTCGCCATCTTCAAGGAAGGCTTCATCGTCTACCTGGACGTGGTCGAAACCGACCTGACGGTGCGTGTCGTCTCCCGTGTCGGCTCCCGGCTGCCCGCCCACTGTACCGCTTCCGGCAAGGTTCACCTGGCGCACATGTCCGAGGAGGAAATCGACAGCATTCTTCCCACCCGCGAGATGAAGGCTTATACGCCCACCACCTACACCGACCGGGAAGTGCTGAAAAAAGACCTGAAGCAGATCGCCGAGCAGGGGTACGCCATCGACAACGAGGAGATGGATCCCGGCGTCCGTTGCGTGGCCGCGCCGATTCGCGACTATACCCGCCGCATCGTCGGCGCCCTGAGCGTTTCCGGCCCTTCCATGCGCTTCACGGACGACCGCATGGAGAAAGAGATCATCCCGTTGGTCAAACAGGCGGCCGATGAGCTTTCGACCCGCCTCGGCTTTCACAGGTAA
- a CDS encoding alpha/beta fold hydrolase, with translation MTIEEEVDRGRRDGVGREENLPFLLSPAKPAKAGVLLVHGFTASPWEMRLFGEALATEGYLALGVRLPGHGTTAEDLVHRSYEEWLAAVDRGYRLLAEQGLRCYGIGMSTGALLLLALAASRPLQGLVLLSPFLKMRHPLAQATGLLRFLKRFQRHKLAENLAAHYYDRRPVNGVYQLCRLTRRIRKILGSVTTPALVVSSAGDRTVEPESARELFRQLASPHKEYHCFGPEVPHILTTPENPRWRETFGLTLDFLQTLEHQERAKCRVAGKSF, from the coding sequence ATGACGATTGAGGAAGAGGTGGATCGGGGCCGCCGGGACGGGGTCGGCAGGGAAGAGAACCTTCCTTTTTTGCTTTCTCCTGCCAAACCGGCGAAGGCCGGCGTACTTCTGGTGCACGGATTTACGGCCTCCCCCTGGGAGATGCGGCTCTTCGGAGAAGCTCTGGCAACGGAAGGATACCTCGCCCTCGGGGTCCGCCTGCCGGGACACGGCACCACCGCCGAGGACCTGGTCCACCGGAGCTATGAAGAATGGCTGGCCGCCGTGGATCGGGGGTACCGGCTGCTTGCCGAACAGGGGCTGCGCTGCTACGGCATCGGCATGAGTACCGGCGCCCTGCTGCTTCTCGCCCTGGCGGCGAGCCGGCCGCTGCAGGGGCTGGTCCTGCTCTCTCCCTTTCTGAAAATGCGCCATCCCCTGGCGCAGGCCACCGGCCTGCTGCGTTTCTTGAAACGCTTTCAGCGCCACAAACTGGCGGAGAATCTGGCCGCCCACTACTACGACCGCCGGCCGGTAAACGGCGTCTACCAGCTCTGCCGGCTGACCCGCCGGATTCGAAAGATTCTCGGCTCGGTGACAACCCCTGCCCTGGTGGTCAGCAGCGCGGGTGACCGGACAGTCGAACCGGAGAGTGCCCGCGAGCTCTTCCGGCAGCTCGCCAGCCCGCACAAGGAGTATCATTGCTTCGGTCCGGAAGTCCCCCACATCCTTACCACCCCGGAAAACCCCCGCTGGCGGGAGACCTTCGGACTTACTCTCGACTTTCTGCAGACCCTGGAACACCAGGAGAGGGCAAAGTGCCGAGTTGCCGGAAAATCTTTTTGA
- the coaE gene encoding dephospho-CoA kinase (Dephospho-CoA kinase (CoaE) performs the final step in coenzyme A biosynthesis.) has protein sequence MRPQNLSGRRSLILGVTGGIASGKSLVTEIFRSLGALVVSADELAREAVLPGSETLNRLVGQFGREILQADGALDRKALAERVFTNAGAREALNRITHPAIAALAEKRLQELSQQAGRLVVYEAPLLFEAGAEKRVDAVLVVRIDEPLQIERLLRRDGLTEEQARARIAAQMPQAEKVARADYVIDNSGSPEATAEQVKKIFRQLGTLPSPGVPGSAESRE, from the coding sequence ATGAGACCGCAAAACCTGTCAGGCCGGCGTAGCCTGATTCTCGGCGTCACCGGCGGCATCGCCTCCGGCAAGAGCCTGGTGACCGAGATATTCCGATCCCTCGGGGCGCTGGTGGTCAGCGCCGACGAACTCGCCCGCGAAGCGGTTCTTCCCGGCTCGGAGACGCTGAACCGGCTGGTCGGCCAGTTCGGCCGGGAAATTCTTCAGGCCGATGGCGCGCTCGACCGCAAGGCGCTGGCCGAACGGGTCTTCACCAATGCCGGAGCTCGCGAAGCGCTGAACCGGATCACCCATCCGGCCATCGCCGCCCTCGCCGAAAAGCGCCTGCAGGAGCTGTCGCAGCAGGCCGGGCGGCTGGTCGTCTACGAGGCGCCGCTGCTGTTCGAAGCCGGTGCCGAAAAGCGGGTCGATGCGGTGCTGGTGGTCCGCATTGACGAGCCTCTGCAAATCGAGCGGCTACTGCGGCGCGACGGCCTCACCGAAGAGCAGGCGCGGGCCCGGATTGCCGCCCAGATGCCACAGGCAGAGAAGGTGGCAAGGGCCGATTACGTGATCGACAATTCCGGTTCGCCGGAGGCGACCGCGGAGCAGGTCAAAAAGATTTTCCGGCAACTCGGCACTTTGCCCTCTCCTGGTGTTCCAGGGTCTGCAGAAAGTCGAGAGTAA
- a CDS encoding long-chain fatty acid--CoA ligase translates to MNETLPRMVLGQAERLTGRIALRRKVEGTWRDIAWQDVGTNIRAFGEGLLGLGIRAGDRVAVMAPNSPEWVYADLGSMTCGALSVPVYHTEGIGTLLHILQDSQSRFLFIQSPLIAGELLEHLGKLPHLERIIQLEGSAAGERCLKLETFLQQREAAATAELAHRLATAKPGDVATLVYTSGTTGPPKGVMLTHANFLSNVEACSSLFPIGAADQCLSFLPLSHVFERMAGYYFMLRQGAVIAYAENFDSVPANLAEVRPTVAISVPRLYEKMYARVLERVLAGPWLKKQLFFGALKAGRALAESEVRGEPAGVLLQKTATLARKVVFAPLREHLGGRLRFFVSGGAPLGRDIAEFFFAVGLPIYEGYGLTETSPVIAANTPQHVRPGTVGRPIPGTEVRIADDGEILARGPGVFQGYWNQPEQTAEVFDDGWFRTGDIGQLDADGFLAITDRKKDLIVTAGGENVAPQVLENVFKTDKFITNVLVYGDRKPFLTALIVPNFDNIEKFAREHQLDFLNHCDLVNHPQVLRLIRDRIDLHQTSMPPIQRIKRFTLISRDFSGSEGEVTPTLKVKRKVVARHFHRVLEEMYLPHDHGVHDSGFCIVEQGGETAGP, encoded by the coding sequence ATGAACGAGACCCTTCCCCGCATGGTTCTCGGCCAGGCCGAACGGCTGACCGGCCGCATCGCCTTGCGACGAAAAGTTGAAGGCACCTGGCGCGACATCGCGTGGCAGGATGTCGGCACCAATATCCGCGCCTTCGGCGAGGGGCTGCTTGGCCTCGGTATCCGGGCCGGCGACCGGGTCGCCGTCATGGCCCCCAACAGCCCGGAATGGGTCTATGCCGACCTCGGCAGCATGACCTGCGGCGCCCTCTCCGTCCCCGTCTATCATACCGAGGGGATCGGCACCCTACTGCACATTCTGCAGGACTCCCAAAGCCGCTTCCTCTTCATCCAGTCACCCCTCATCGCCGGGGAACTGCTCGAGCACCTGGGCAAGCTGCCGCACCTGGAGCGGATCATCCAGCTCGAAGGGTCCGCTGCTGGCGAACGCTGTCTGAAACTGGAAACCTTTCTGCAGCAGAGGGAGGCAGCGGCCACCGCGGAACTGGCGCACCGACTCGCGACGGCGAAACCAGGGGATGTCGCCACCCTGGTCTACACCTCGGGGACGACCGGTCCGCCGAAGGGGGTCATGCTGACCCACGCCAACTTTCTCTCCAATGTGGAAGCCTGCAGCAGTCTTTTCCCCATCGGAGCGGCGGACCAATGCCTCTCCTTCCTGCCGCTGTCGCACGTATTCGAACGCATGGCGGGCTATTATTTCATGCTGCGCCAGGGAGCGGTCATCGCCTACGCGGAAAACTTCGATTCAGTGCCTGCGAACCTGGCGGAGGTTCGCCCCACGGTGGCCATCAGCGTTCCCAGGCTTTACGAGAAGATGTATGCACGGGTCCTGGAACGGGTTCTCGCCGGACCGTGGCTGAAAAAGCAGCTCTTCTTCGGCGCCCTGAAGGCCGGACGGGCCCTGGCCGAAAGCGAGGTGCGCGGCGAACCGGCCGGCGTATTGCTGCAAAAAACGGCCACCCTCGCCCGCAAAGTGGTTTTTGCGCCCCTGCGCGAGCATCTGGGCGGGAGACTGCGCTTCTTCGTTTCGGGCGGCGCCCCCCTGGGCCGGGATATCGCCGAATTTTTCTTCGCCGTCGGCCTCCCCATCTACGAGGGTTACGGCCTGACCGAAACCTCGCCGGTCATCGCCGCCAACACACCGCAGCACGTCCGTCCTGGCACGGTGGGGCGCCCTATCCCCGGCACCGAAGTCCGCATCGCCGACGACGGCGAAATCCTCGCCCGGGGCCCCGGCGTCTTTCAGGGTTACTGGAACCAGCCGGAGCAGACCGCCGAGGTCTTCGACGATGGCTGGTTCAGGACCGGCGACATCGGCCAGCTCGATGCGGACGGTTTTCTCGCCATCACCGACCGGAAAAAGGACCTGATTGTGACCGCCGGCGGCGAAAACGTTGCCCCCCAGGTACTGGAAAACGTGTTCAAAACCGACAAGTTCATCACCAATGTCCTGGTTTACGGCGACCGCAAACCCTTCCTCACGGCCCTGATTGTCCCCAACTTCGACAATATCGAAAAGTTCGCCCGGGAACACCAGCTCGACTTTCTCAACCACTGCGATCTGGTGAACCATCCACAGGTTCTCAGGCTGATCCGCGACAGGATCGACCTGCACCAGACCAGCATGCCGCCAATCCAGCGGATCAAACGCTTCACCCTGATCTCCCGGGACTTTTCCGGCAGCGAAGGAGAAGTCACGCCGACGCTCAAGGTCAAAAGGAAAGTGGTAGCCCGACACTTCCACCGCGTCCTGGAGGAGATGTATCTGCCGCATGACCACGGCGTCCACGACAGCGGCTTCTGCATCGTCGAGCAAGGTGGTGAAACAGCCGGCCCGTGA